A genomic region of Nerophis lumbriciformis linkage group LG28, RoL_Nlum_v2.1, whole genome shotgun sequence contains the following coding sequences:
- the LOC133570823 gene encoding alpha-(1,3)-fucosyltransferase 7-like: protein MPFFGTYVKMLQCNHIKKATLQLFLCFLCILGILCVSMLSLHYDWLRESSFLAASSSKKSKQHNVTILQWHWPYDKVLNFTQDICWKDFGIPNCRVVTQRSLFSEADVVVFFNRELRINKEKLPLELPRPPGQRWAWMTMEASVRNGDRRRFAGLFNLTVNFRRDADVSIPYGRLLPQDSKTPMENIQWKKTDLVCWVVRNYQESYKRSQVYKELSAVVRVKVYGLWANVPLAPKDLLPTLSRCYFYLAFENTIAKDYISEKLWRNAYQSGAVPVVLGASVQDYEAVAPPHSFIHVDQFASVKELGEYLQQLAGDVKHYREYLQWRREWKVELHNNLKWRLCQICLRYPSFPPHKVYDDLEAWDNVV from the coding sequence TGCAATCATATCAAAAAGGCTACACTACAATTATTCCTCTGCTTCCTCTGCATCCTCGGCATCCTCTGTGTTTCGATGCTGAGTCTTCATTACGACTGGCTGAGGGAATCCTCGTTTTTAGCTGCTTCCTCCTCCAAAAAGTCCAAGCAACACAATGTAACCATCCTGCAGTGGCACTGGCCCTATGACAAGGTTTTGAATTTCACCCAGGACATCTGCTGGAAAGACTTTGGCATCCCAAACTGCAGGGTCGTGACACAGAGGTCCTTGTTTTCAGAGGCGGACGTGGTGGTGTTCTTTAACCGAGAGCTTCGCATTAACAAGGAGAAACTTCCCCTAGAGCTTCCCAGACCGCCAGGCCAGAGGTGGGCTTGGATGACCATGGAGGCGTCTGTGCGCAACGGAGACCGGAGACGATTTGCAGGTTTGTTCAACCTCACTGTGAACTTCAGGAGGGACGCAGATGTTAGCATACCATACGGTAGACTTCTACCACAGGACTCTAAAACTCCAATGGAAAACATCCAATGGAAAAAAACAGATCTGGTCTGCTGGGTGGTCAGGAACTACCAAGAGTCGTACAAAAGAAGCCAAGTGTACAAAGAACTCAGCGCTGTCGTCCGCGTGAAGGTCTACGGACTGTGGGCAAATGTTCCTCTTGCGCCCAAAGACCTTCTTCCCACCCTATCTCGCTGCTATTTCTATTTAGCCTTCGAGAACACCATCGCCAAAGATTACATCTCCGAGAAGCTGTGGAGGAATGCTTACCAATCTGGGGCGGTTCCGGTCGTCCTGGGAGCATCTGTGCAAGATTACGAGGCTGTGGCGCCGCCTCACTCGTTCATCCACGTTGACCAGTTTGCGTCGGTGAAAGAGCTTGGAGAGTATCTGCAGCAGCTGGCAGGCGACGTCAAGCACTATCGCGAGTATCTGCAATGGAGGAGAGAGTGGAAGGTGGAATTGCACAACAACTTGAAGTGGAGACTGTGTCAGATCTGTTTGCGGTATCCCAGCTTCCCTCCGCACAAGGTCTACGATGACCTGGAGGCCTGGGATAACGTTGTgtag
- the LOC133570824 gene encoding thiol S-methyltransferase TMT1B-like yields MTSWLLKTCRLLCLCVTLPLRLLDVAIKRLFPRLMYNRTFRYNDLMHSEKRQLFRNVNTFANSDGTLRLLEIGCGSGANFQFYPYGCTVLCADPNLHFDTYLRRSMDANKHLTYEAFLGLPAEDMREVEDASVDVVVCTLVLCSVQDVTARAENS; encoded by the coding sequence ATGACTTCTTGGCTTCTGAAGACTTGCAGGCTGCTTTGCTTGTGCGTCACTTTACCTTTGCGCCTCCTGGATGTGGCGATCAAACGTCTCTTCCCCCGGCTCATGTACAACAGGACTTTCAGGTACAACGACTTAATGCACAGCGAGAAGAGACAACTCTTCAGGAACGTCAACACGTTTGCCAACAGCGACGGAACGCTTCGCCTGCTTGAGATCGGCTGTGGCAGCGGCGCCAACTTCCAGTTTTACCCGTATGGTTGCACCGTGCTCTGCGCCGACCCCAACCTGCACTTTGACACCTACCTGCGGAGGAGCATGGACGCCAACAAGCACCTGACCTACGAGGCCTTCCTGGGGCTCCCTGCAGAGGACATGAGGGAGGTGGAGGACGCGTCTGTGGACGTCGTGGTGTGCACGTTGGTGCTGTGTTCTGTCCAGGACGTCACGGCGCGTGCTGAAAACAGTTGA